ACTGAGCTCAGCCTTTTGGTGCCATTTGatatcctgcaaacagagtttacattgacagtcagttcaaatcgccaacggtcattgattccccaccaccaacACTCGAATTTCGTAAAAAACTGCTATTgagtcgcgttagaatttgaatataaccacagagttcgatcggtaGAAGCTTCGcactgaccgcttggcagtctgtctgcaaCTGTGTTTTCTGCAGCctgaaaaactaaaaagtggcattttctggagcgcgTGTCCACTTAcgcaatgaacgccgccatagatTCGcatccttttaaagggaggctccgccttgaAGTCAGAGTATTTCATTTCCATGCTTTCAGCTTTGCCAACCATAGTTTGCTATAATTTATATAGGGCAACATATCTATATTCATGTCGTCAGATTGTTAAAATGTGttgtcctgtttcaaaatgggtTGCACCTACTGGAAGGAGACTAAGGGGCAACTTTAGTGTTAACTATAGGGACCTGTACTTAAGTTATTAATAGAGAGCAATTGAAATGTGACATATCACAAAAGTAACATATCTTGAACTAGACTGCATTGCATAAACAACTGTCAATCAACACAAAATAATGCCTCATAcgttttagtccccgcggacgaagtccggcggggacttatagattgggtcccgtccgtgtgtccgtccgtccgtccgtccgtccgtccgtccgtccgtccgtcatcaacatttctcagacactgctaaactaattttgttcaaacttggcacaaaggcatagcactatgacctacagatgcacgtcgatttattttgtgatacgatccaatatgggcgcgaggcggccattttattgcgatttttcatgtctttggaccataactcagacatccttgagcacattctgctcaaacttggcacaaaggcataacattatgcCTTTCATATccttgtcaaattattttgcgatatgtttcaatatgggcgcgtggcggccattttgttgcgatttttcatgtctttggaccataactcagacatccttgagcacattctgctcaaacttggcacaaaggcataacactatggctttcatatccatgtcaaattatttataGATATGtctcaatatgggcgcgtggcggccattttgttgcgattttcatgtctttggaccataactcagacatccttgaacagattctgttcaaacttgccacaaaggtataacactatggcctacatatgcatattaaattattttgtgatacaatccaatatggccacgaggcggccattttttttgcgatttttcgtgtctttgaaccataactcaaagatccttgaaccgattctgttcaaacttgacacaaaggcataacactatgtcctacatatgcatgtcgaattatattgcgatatacaatccaatatgggcgtgaggcggccattttgttgcgatttttcatgtctttgaaccataactcagacatccttgaaccgattctgttcaaacttgccacaaaggtataacactatggcctacatatgcatattaacttattttgtgatacaatccaatatggccacgaggcggccattttttttgtgatttttcgtgtctgtgaaccataactcaaagatccttgaaccgattctgttcaaacttgacacaaaggcataacactatgtcctacatatgcatgtcgaattatattgcgatatacaatccaatatgggcgtgaggcggccattttgttgcgatttttcatgtctttgaaccataactcagacatccttgaaccgattctgttcaatttggcacaaaagcaaaacattatgtcctcatatgaacaccaatttattttgtgatatgatccaatatggccgacaggcggccaattttgcgattttttcatgtctttgaaccataactcaaacatccttgaaccgatttggttcaaacttggaacaaaggcaaagcactatggcatacatatgcatgtatcaataagctagcgataggatccaatatggctgcagaactgccattttgttggaattttgcatgtctttgaatcgtaattcaaaggtcattacacccattttgtccaaacttggcacaaagatcaagcactatgcatacatatacatgtcaatttacttcgtgacatgttcgaatatggctgccagattgtcatttttttcaatatcgctgtcagatagtcatttttggattttaatcatatatcatattcttaatcatatgcaaatattctttaaccaatgttgttgagacttggtacaaagataaagtactatggcatacatatgcatgtctactaattttgtgctatgatccatatggtcaatagacaccatttgatttcaattttggtgtgatttttttatgtctttgaaacataaacataggtcactgtccctcgatggactgattttgttcaaacgtgatacgaagataaaatactatggctgcattcttgtgcacattaatttgcttcattatatgatccgaaagggctgattacaacaacatacccgatcccataccatttcgaaaattccaccaaaccatgtgtatagtatgtgccatcatgacactggaggcagtaagggcatcgttatgtgtgatgtaatcaaaagttccttgagtggtcattaccggcagagatgagtcatttatttaacattcctcagattactttattatgcaagtcacaggccttatgcacccgttgcatcaatgtcattccacagctaccaagaccacagctacctagacaccaaagattattacaaaatggacaagcggggactgtgtcatcaacgatgacttgtctaaGATTCAAGTGAACATTTGAATTATATGATGATCAGTCATCAGCTAACTAGCTAGGTTGCCTAAAATCTCGAGTATGTTAAGGCGAGGCTCTAGAAATTtctcatgaatatgcaaattagtactaataaatattcataaccCACGAGCGCGCTCAGCCAGCGTGGCCAGGTTCAACTGGATCGCAGACATGTCTGTGTACGTGTGGTGTGCGAGTGTACGCTTCGGCTCACGTGGGCAAAAGACCGAAACGGGAGGTTTGGAACGGCATTTATGCAACCCACCTCACCGTTTCGGTCTTTAGCATATTCAGAGCCCACTAAGTTATGACTTATACATATCGAAATCGCAAAATCGACTCAGACGAAGGATATCGTGTGGCTACGCCATCATGGTCGATGGCGGCCGCGGCCATCAGCACATGTTTCATGATGTTGATTCGCCATCATTCATCAAGCCAGGCCGGGGACAGACTCAGGTGCCGTTTTTGAAACTACACAATGAAGGTAAGtatatatcaatattttcaaaacgaATTCCAGGGGTCACACGCATACGATAACAGCATGTTTTGCCGTGTGTCTtttgatgggggggggggggggggggaccgcGAACtgcagatcgtgcaagaaatTTTAGAAACACGTGATCAGTTTTTCCTACATTCCTTCGGCTAAAGGCTGCCAGGTTATCGATATTTTGAAACGAATGTACTCGTAGGGCTTCTATTACCATGTAAGCATTAAACTAATTCAAGCTGACGAAGCATACAGCTTTCGTTAGATGTAGAGGACGTCGTTTAACATTTACTTGTTCCAAGTTGTCTCACTGACGTTTTTATGTTTGCATAATGTAATGACCTTCAATTCCAATGTCGTCTAGAAATCAATTATGTAGTTTACGTCCCCACTGTCTAATAATTTGTAGTCTTGTCGTCTCTTATGAAGTGCATCTTTTTTCCATTTCTATCTCGGTTTTAAATGTTGGGTTAGACAATATTTACTGACAGTGATTAGTTGTGGTGGTAAGGAAAGGGGGTAGTTCATCCATGTGAAGATGGGTATTTTATATGGCAATGAAACAGGAAGGGGAAGAATATTACTCATGCCAGTTGTGTGTTGATATTAAATGGCTTTCTCCTTATGGAATACAGGAAACAACCAGTGCATTGCAGTGGCAGTTTAAAACATTCTGCTTCATATTTGCTATTGCGGAAACCAATGAATTGAAGAGCAGTATTCAGGTAAGATCATGATACCCCATGAACAAGTTCAATACATATTATTAGTCAGTATTCTCAAAGACTGTATACAGCACTACAGGAGTTGGTtgttttttcccaacaaaattcaatattcCAAGAATATAAGAACAGTGCTACTTTAAAGTATGCATTAATTAAACATTATATTGCCAAGATTAGGTACTGTGCAATTTAACAAAATAGCAGCTCTAATATTGCTGCATGGAAatgcaaatatatatttcggatgaaaattgataaaaccaTTTCGCCAATTGCCCATgcaaaaaaaatgcacaaagcTCTTTGCTGCCCCTCTTACAATGTAGTAAGctttaaaatgcaatgatatgtaCAATTGTAAACACAGTATTTGCCTTCGTTAAAATACAGATTCTAGCAATAATCAATATTCCAGCGTTTTAGGAATTGGGCAgctaattttgtttgtttgtacaatTTCAGTATATGTTTATTCTTCTTATAATCTTCCAAATTCGGTGCACTGCCCCCATGATTTACACAATATTCTTGTTCCCACTCCTTGATTGACTGTTTGGCTATTCTGTATGATTTTAACAGCTTCGTTCCTACTTGTACTTTAGCTTCTACGTAttcgtcatttattttctgatTGTTGGGATAGGCCCTCAAACGATTacatgttttgtcaaatttgtctACTTCTTTTGTCTGTCCTAGCACAAATATTAGACTGTCAATTGTGGTGGATTTGTTGTTAACCTTCTTTGATGGTTCTTCTTGCATGACCATGCTTGAATTTGTTGTTTCTTCGACATGAGGTATACTTGACTGATCTGCatgcaaataacatttttatgttcaGTATAAGAAAAGTACAAATTATAAGTGTATACCAAAATTAAAtaatcattaagcagtttcaTTTGATATTGGAAAATCATATAATAGATATAAATTTCATGACAAGAAATCTCAGTGCCATACTTTGACAGCTCTGATGCTGCTTCCATAATTTCAGATGCTATTTGATTTTTTGTCAAGTAAATGCCCTCAGTGTGGATTGTAAATAAGCTCAGAGATATCATAGCACACTTGCTTAGCATTTGCAAGATCATTTTTTTAACATGATTCAGGTCCACACCAGTTGAGTAGCATTTAACTTTAATAGTCACAAACAGGTAAGTCATTGGTGATCCTGTCGTAAACCATGTCTGTGCGATTAATCTTTGAAATAATGTCAaactgcatatttcacatgaaaGGTAGCATATGGATCAGTTTCTGTTGTGTATATGAAAGCTGTGGAAACAGAGCTACATGTACCTGTGGTGGGGAAGGCTAGGCTATATGAACTCAACTCCAACATTCATATTGACCTTTTGATTACCCTCATAGACACAGCCTTTCCTGTCACAGATAGCTGCATTTCCTTAGCTATGTAACTGACTGAGAATTATTTGCATTGCTATCTGGTGACACAGCCAAGTGTTAGGAACATGTACTGCTTAACATGTCAAGTAATGTATTTGCCTTTCAGGTGAAACTGATTACTTTCTTGATGTTTCTACTAAAAAATGATTACCCTGTTGAGTGTAGCCATTGTCCATATCATCTGTTTCCATGTCTTCAACTTCAATTTTCTTCTCCTCAGGTATACCAGTAGGTTCAGGATCATCAAAGGTCATTGTTATTCCAGGAGCAAGTACATCATCCTCAACTGATACGACATGTTCATGGATACCATCAAACACggaatcatcatcatcatctgctTTTGGAGAGGGCATGTGCTCTGGAGTTTCCTCTGTATCTGCAAGGTATATGTAAAAAATACCCATATTAATGTGTAGAACATatttcttcaatatatgttaTTATGCATAATGAGCAATTGGTACTAACAGTCAGAAAATCATTACATGTACCTTAATAAGCTATTTTACACTGTTGTTGTGTGTTTCAACTTCATGGATTCAAGAAATACATTGCAGTTGATACACACGACAAAATCCCTCAAAATAGCCGAAAGTTACACAATGTATGGCTAATTTAGGTTAAAGTGTGATATAAACCACTGATTCATTCACATATATACTCTTACCTCTTATGTCATCATCTTCAAAGTTTGTGGTAATTATGCTGCCACTTTTTTCACCATTGCTATCATAGAGCTTTATTTGGTAGAGTGGAATGGTAATTGCACCATTTCTTACTCCATTCAAACAATCCAACCAACATCTGTTGATATACTGTTGTTCCATTTGCAGGCAAGATGAACGGAAATGATGCAGAGGTGGTCCTGAATCCTATGGGAGTATAAAGGTAAGTATAGATTATTCAAGCATGTTTAGCTTTAAAACAGCTGTAACATTTTCAGTGTAAGGTCAGTGTAAAAGGCAGTTCCTGATACTACTGTATATATGTGATTACTGTGCTCTGGGATAATCGTGTACGTTAGAAATTTAATCATGATTATGATGTTCTTTAAGTAAGTGATAATGCTGAAAAGCCATAATTAAACACAAGTTCCAATACCCAATTGAGCAGTGAAATAAATGCAGCAATGCAGCAGCTATGTGTGTGATGAGTCATCACAAATATATCAGGAAGACTGCATGACAGTATATatgaagctgtaacttttggagTTATAATTTCAACATGTTCTCTTTATTAAACAGTGTTTTCTCAAATTTCCCAAGGAACATTGCAAAGCCTGGTATCCATcttatcaacacagcctgttgttgtttgttgtcaaCATTGGTCAATATCATGGACAATGATTATACAGGTAAAccttgtaatttttgtgaaaaataaaagaaaaactttaCGTACCTTGAAATCATCCTGAGTATCAAAAAATTCAACACCAATGTCATTCCTCTGCCACCAGACACCTTCACCTTGCATCAAGAAATCTGCTATTCTTTCATAGTGGCTTTGCACCAGTGTTGGTCTTCGACTTATTGTTTCAGCTGGGATAATGGTGTTTGGTCTTTTGGGAAgttgttttgcaatttttctgaTGTCTGATTCAGTAATTTGTGATGGATCTCTCTCCTTGTAATTTCCTCTTCAGCATCCAGGCGTACCATGGCGTTTCCTATGATGCTTTGGTAACTCTCCGAATTCTGTTGAACACTCTCTCCTGGTTTTCAGCATTGGTTGATCGAAGAGAAACCACTCGAAGTTGATCCGGCTGATGAACAGTTAGATTGTGGAAGTACCTCCCGAACATCTTTTGTTTGGTAAGTTTCTTAGGATTACTGAAGATCGCTTTACACATGATTCCATGTAGAAAGGCAACATTATACAGTCGAAGAATCAAGCGAAGCATCTTTCGTGATCATGTTTATAGGCTTTTTCACTTATTTCAGCAAGCGTGTCTATGTTGGCTTCTTATACTACTTTGACTAAAAGCCTTTTGATGTAGGTACTGCGAATCCAAAAGGATCGCCTTCCCCGAATTTCGTCTTTGTGACCATATGTTGCCTGAATAAAGGTTTGTAAGTTGCCCGTTTCATCCTTGTCTTCAATGTGTGATGGCAGCTCTTCTAGTACATTGTGTATGTGACCTTTTATATCATGCAGGGGCTCTGATGGTAAGATTTCATATCTGGAGCAGTTGATGTCAGCAAGGTTTGCTTTTGGAGATAGATGAAGCAATGATGGTACTCTCTGAATACCGTGTAAGATTTCAGAGAGTTTAACTTGCAATTCAGGCTTCTTTAAACCTTCTGTTACATGTTTCTTCACCTCTAGCATCCAGCTCTCTTCCTAAGTCAGCCACTGTTAGGTTTGCAAACGGATGAATTGTTTGCCCTGACCTCTAGCTGTCTCCATATGGGACTTCCCTGGATCAGCAAGTCACGCTTCTTTTCCATGGATAGAAACTTCAACCTGTAACATGAAGAGAGATTGTCATGCTTTTTTGATTCCGCTCCACAGATACACTGGTAGTGACCACCCTTTTGGTGGTGTCCATCTTCAAATTCCTGTGCTGGTCCGTCACCATGGAAGAATCATGTACATCTTCATACTGCTGTCTTCCATCGTTGGATGTTATTGGTTTGACCGCACTTTTTAGATCTTCAACTCTTGTTTCAATGTAGGACAGCTGATCAGAATCGTTAGAGTTCGATCTGCCCATTATATATAAGTGAGGCTTCTCAACAAGACTATCAACATTTACTTGTTTCCCATATTTGTTCAGGTACTCTTCATTAGTGAGATAGGTAGCGCTGTCATACACCCAGCTTACCATAAACACAATATGGGAGTGGTTAGCTACTGTGCTATGGTCATGCCATACTTTGAAGTGACGTGTATGATGTAGTTTCTTCAGTTTTCTTCGCATTTCATCCAATGTTTCTCCTTGTTCGTACTCGTGAATTCTTCTTAACTCATCcttcatttctttttcttctagGTTCTGATAGTAGGAGTCATCATATCCATACACCTAACTTCTTAGAATGCCCAGTTTAACTTGTCTGTCAAGCTCTTGTTTTCTGATAGTTTCTAAATTTATTTTCCGAGCATAGATTGTGTAGCTTTCTTCTTTTAATTTGCcatcttttacaattatcgGCTTTTTAAAATCTTTAGGTGCTATTAATTCACCGATATCAATTTCTCCATttctaatttttgttttcagtatttcctgcagGGTCCTTGCTTGCCTGCCCTGGGGTAGTGACACCTCCCCTCCAAGACCTTTCAGTGTTTTCCGACGAACTCGTCTATCAAAGTCACGACCTTGAACTTGCTTGTGAATATTGAACTTGTCAATATTGATGCcagctgattttgcatattctttCAGGATTTGACCTCCGTTTGCAGCTGCAACCCCATACTTTCCTGCTAGGCTACTCCAGTTTACTTCCTTACCTTCCtcataatttgatatttcactTATGAAACTACTCTTGTTCCAATCCACAGATGATGGTTTTCCGATGTGGTCTTTTGGAATCAACTTGTTCGTGGACTCTAACTGAAGACGACGATTTACTCTCTTCTTGGCTGAATCAACAGACTCTAACTCAACAGATCGACGACATGTTTCATAGCTTGAAAATGACTGACCAGAACCAAACAGTCTTCAAATCTCTGTCATTTTCAGTGTGTGATTTTTCAATGCTTTTTTCATACTGGTGTATATCACtcgtctttttttcttttttcttgtttgttaatttttttctgcaaaccGATATCCTGAACTTTTAAAAGGGCTTCATCAAATGGTGttgaataaacattattacatgACTCTTCCAGTCGATGCATGGTATAACTGTCCAGCTGCTCTGACAGCACATTTAACAGGCACATTGAGCCTTGTCTCATTagaattttgcaattttccCATCTATCTCATTGTATCTTCTATGACATCGATTGTAGAGAAAGGTAGACTCTGAACATGATTCTGATAGTATTTGTTCAACAGCAGAATGTCAGCATTGCTTCTTTGACACTCATTACAATCTAATGCTGTGTGCAGAGTTTGGATTGATAAaggcagtttttgccaactgGCTAGAGAAAAATGTTGTAGAAATGTTGTCTTTTCATGTTCCCTGTTCAGATGCAACCACTGAGCTTTAGTACTGAGTGTCTTCTCAAATTTTGAGAGTTTGAGTTTAAACAGATCACTGTCAACTTGCATTTTACTGCTGGTTGCCATAACAGCCTGATAGGTAGCATACCTGTGTCGTAAGGATGTGTTGTACACTGGCATAAATCttgttttgttgacattttcgcCTTTATCCTGTCCAGGTTTAGGTAGCTCTTTTGTTGCTCTTGCTGcaattgtcataaaataacCACAAAACGCCATATCACACTCTAAATGATTCAGTGAAACTTTGGTGAAAGAAGCCAGCTTTCGTCTGCTGCAAAATTGAATATGGCGCCAATTTTTTGTCCGATCATTTGAGCGaagttgaactttgacctttcaaGGTGTACGTTTTCAGAGCGAAAGTGGGTGAAACGCATATCATGCATATTGCGGCATCAGCACTTTCTCGAATGTAATGTAGTACTCAGACACGTTTGACCGCTGACAGTCAAAATAAAGCTTTATTTCCAAGAAAAGtttgatcttttttctgtttttgcaaCACCTTGTTGTCAATACTCACGACATGTACAAAAAACCGTCGGAGACAAAAGCAAGGTTGAGTATTTCTCGATCTCCAGAATTGCTCTCACACTGACGCTATCGTTGAATGCGACAGCTGAAATGGGGACAGTGAGCGTACTGAAATGGACGTGACCGTCTCGTAGCTAGGATACAATCAGCTGTCTCTACCCAGAAAGCATTGCATGTTGGCTACACAAAGGCTCATTCCGGTCCCTGGATGGGCTTCCCAAGGGGTCTCCCCGGGGCGGCTGGAGTCCCAAATTAcgaagagaaaaatacaaaaaacc
The Ptychodera flava strain L36383 chromosome 3 unlocalized genomic scaffold, AS_Pfla_20210202 Scaffold_25__1_contigs__length_14229661_pilon, whole genome shotgun sequence DNA segment above includes these coding regions:
- the LOC139125600 gene encoding uncharacterized protein, with amino-acid sequence MPSPKADDDDDSVFDGIHEHVVSVEDDVLAPGITMTFDDPEPTGIPEEKKIEVEDMETDDMDNGYTQQDQSSIPHVEETTNSSMVMQEEPSKKVNNKSTTIDSLIFVLGQTKEVDKFDKTCNRLRAYPNNQKINDEYVEAKVQVGTKLLKSYRIAKQSIKEWEQEYCVNHGGSAPNLEDYKKNKHILKLYKQTKLAAQFLKRWNIDYC